In Achromobacter xylosoxidans A8, a single window of DNA contains:
- a CDS encoding M48 family metalloprotease — protein sequence MKIRYTVAALSVALAPFSASQALDIGGLVGAGSKVVQAATLSDAEIKTLSDKACAQSDSQEKIAAPGSKYDARLQKIAKQLGGTVNGQKASYKVYVTKDVNAWAMANGCIRVYSGLMDMMTDDEVLGVVGHEIGHVALGHSKKAMQTAYTVSAARDAANAAGGATVAALSSSQLGDLTEKFINAQFSQSQESAADDYSFDQLQAKGLNTRGLVTAFQKLAELDGGKSDMMSSHPSSAKRAQHIEERIAKAK from the coding sequence ATGAAGATCCGCTACACCGTTGCCGCCTTGAGCGTTGCGCTCGCCCCTTTCTCCGCCTCCCAGGCTTTGGACATCGGCGGCCTGGTCGGCGCCGGCAGCAAGGTCGTTCAGGCGGCCACGCTGAGCGATGCCGAAATCAAGACCCTGTCGGACAAGGCTTGCGCGCAAAGCGATTCGCAGGAAAAGATTGCTGCTCCCGGCAGCAAGTACGACGCCCGCCTGCAGAAGATCGCCAAGCAACTGGGCGGCACCGTCAACGGCCAGAAGGCCAGCTACAAGGTCTACGTCACCAAGGACGTCAACGCCTGGGCCATGGCCAACGGTTGCATCCGCGTCTACAGCGGCCTGATGGACATGATGACCGACGATGAAGTGCTGGGCGTGGTGGGCCACGAAATCGGCCACGTCGCGCTGGGCCACAGCAAGAAGGCAATGCAGACCGCCTACACCGTTTCCGCCGCGCGCGACGCCGCCAATGCGGCAGGCGGCGCTACCGTGGCCGCGCTGAGCTCGTCTCAACTGGGCGACCTGACCGAGAAGTTCATCAACGCGCAATTCTCGCAATCGCAGGAAAGCGCCGCCGATGATTATTCCTTCGACCAGTTGCAGGCCAAGGGTCTCAATACCCGCGGCCTGGTGACGGCCTTCCAGAAGCTGGCCGAACTCGACGGCGGCAAGAGCGATATGATGAGCTCGCACCCGTCCTCGGCCAAGCGTGCGCAGCACATCGAAGAGCGCATCGCCAAGGCCAAATAA
- a CDS encoding TIGR00645 family protein — translation MNSNTPPRLGLLPSLIFSSRWLQLPLYLGLIVAQGVYVMLFLKELWHLVTHASSFGEMEIMLLVLGLIDVVMISNLLVMVIVGGYETFVSRLRLQGHPDQPEWLSHVNASVLKVKLAMAIIGISSIHLLRTFIEAGTLGTPNARFSEAGVMWQTVIHALFILSALGIALVDKLATPPANHAKH, via the coding sequence ATGAACTCCAACACCCCTCCCCGCCTGGGCTTGCTGCCCAGCCTCATCTTCAGCTCGCGCTGGCTGCAACTGCCCCTGTACCTGGGCCTGATCGTCGCCCAAGGCGTCTACGTCATGCTGTTCCTGAAAGAGCTGTGGCACTTGGTGACGCACGCCAGCAGCTTCGGCGAAATGGAGATCATGCTGCTGGTGCTGGGCCTGATCGACGTGGTGATGATCTCGAACCTGCTGGTCATGGTGATCGTGGGCGGCTACGAAACCTTCGTGTCCCGCCTGCGCCTGCAGGGCCATCCTGACCAACCGGAATGGCTCAGCCATGTGAACGCCAGCGTGCTCAAGGTCAAGCTGGCGATGGCCATCATCGGCATCTCCTCGATCCACCTGCTGCGCACCTTTATCGAAGCCGGGACGCTGGGCACCCCCAACGCGCGCTTCTCCGAGGCCGGCGTGATGTGGCAGACCGTCATCCACGCGCTGTTCATCCTGTCGGCGCTGGGAATCGCGCTGGTCGACAAGCTTGCCACGCCGCCCGCCAACCACGCCAAGCACTGA
- a CDS encoding cold-shock protein: MATGIVKWFNAEKGYGFIMPDDGSKDLFAHYSEIRSEGYKSLQENQRVTFEVGTGPKGPSAKNIKVAA, translated from the coding sequence ATGGCAACCGGCATCGTTAAGTGGTTCAACGCCGAAAAAGGGTATGGCTTCATCATGCCCGACGACGGCAGCAAGGATCTTTTCGCTCACTACTCGGAGATCCGCAGCGAAGGCTATAAGTCGCTGCAGGAGAACCAGCGCGTCACCTTCGAGGTCGGCACCGGCCCCAAGGGTCCCAGCGCAAAGAACATCAAGGTAGCGGCCTGA
- a CDS encoding DUF924 family protein — protein sequence MTSSFSTQIAPQAQDVVTFWIDAGPQQWFSKNAEFDAAFRARFEAAHMAAAARQLDAWLDDATGALALMILLDQFPRNAYRGTAHMFATDPLAQYFADRAIAAGHDLAVDPQLRPFFYLPFEHAENLAAQNRGVALMEPLDADTLRWAVLHRDIIKRFGRFPHRNAALGRQTSQAEQEFLDSGGFAG from the coding sequence ATGACTTCATCTTTCTCCACGCAGATTGCCCCGCAGGCTCAGGACGTGGTCACGTTCTGGATCGATGCCGGTCCGCAGCAATGGTTCAGTAAGAACGCGGAGTTCGACGCTGCCTTTCGCGCCCGTTTCGAAGCCGCCCACATGGCAGCCGCGGCGCGCCAGCTGGATGCGTGGCTGGATGACGCCACGGGCGCTCTGGCGCTGATGATTCTGCTGGACCAGTTTCCCCGCAATGCCTACCGCGGCACCGCGCACATGTTCGCCACGGACCCGCTGGCCCAGTATTTCGCCGATCGCGCCATTGCCGCGGGCCACGACCTGGCGGTGGACCCGCAACTGCGTCCGTTCTTCTACCTGCCTTTCGAACATGCGGAAAACCTCGCGGCGCAGAACCGCGGCGTGGCCTTGATGGAGCCGCTGGATGCCGACACGCTGCGTTGGGCGGTCCTGCATCGCGACATCATCAAACGCTTTGGACGCTTTCCCCATCGCAATGCCGCGCTTGGCCGGCAGACCTCGCAGGCAGAGCAGGAATTCCTCGATTCCGGCGGCTTCGCCGGATAG
- a CDS encoding cold-shock protein, translating to METGVVKWFNSEKGYGFITPEAGGKDLFAHFSEIQGSGFKSLEENQRVSFVTANGPKGPQATKIQVL from the coding sequence ATGGAAACCGGCGTCGTCAAGTGGTTCAACTCGGAAAAGGGCTATGGCTTCATCACTCCGGAAGCGGGTGGTAAGGATCTGTTCGCTCACTTCTCCGAAATTCAGGGCTCGGGCTTCAAGTCTCTGGAAGAGAACCAGCGCGTCAGCTTTGTGACGGCCAATGGCCCCAAGGGCCCGCAAGCCACGAAGATCCAGGTCCTGTAA